The following are from one region of the Marinomonas sp. CT5 genome:
- a CDS encoding two-component system response regulator yields the protein MIETTLEQSRTSKWLEKPTVLIVDDTPENIDVLVASLSDEYTIQVALNGKKALAIASLAPRPDIILLDVMMPEMDGYDVCQQLKNNPVTATIPVIFVTAKHDIKDEEKGLSLGAVDYIIKPISPPIVRARVRTHLALYDQNRQLQKKVDDRTKALQASQLRIIHHLGRAVEFKDNETGAHVIRMSHYARMLAQAYGGNEEWVNFIFQAAPMHDVGKIGISDAILLKPGKLTPEEWETMKLHTVYGGEILAEDDDPMLQIAKTIALTHHEKWDGSGYPNGLKGEEIPLEGRIVAIADVLDALMSKRPYKEAWTLEDSLAYIEENSGTHFDPDLVPILKTLHSQIESIRQQYPDREEDLILNSF from the coding sequence ATGATAGAAACGACGCTTGAGCAATCTAGAACATCAAAATGGTTAGAGAAACCAACCGTTCTCATTGTGGATGATACACCCGAAAACATTGATGTATTGGTCGCTTCTTTATCTGATGAATACACCATCCAAGTGGCACTGAATGGCAAAAAGGCATTGGCCATTGCTTCTCTCGCACCTCGCCCAGACATTATTTTACTCGACGTCATGATGCCAGAAATGGATGGATATGATGTCTGCCAACAACTAAAAAACAACCCTGTTACCGCTACGATTCCAGTCATTTTCGTGACCGCCAAGCACGATATCAAAGACGAAGAAAAAGGGCTCTCTTTAGGTGCGGTAGACTACATCATCAAACCCATTAGCCCACCCATCGTTCGCGCCAGAGTCCGCACACACCTTGCGCTGTACGATCAAAATAGACAACTACAGAAAAAAGTCGATGACCGCACCAAAGCCCTACAAGCCAGCCAGCTTCGTATTATCCATCACCTTGGTCGCGCGGTAGAGTTCAAAGACAATGAAACGGGCGCTCACGTTATCCGCATGAGTCATTATGCACGTATGCTTGCCCAAGCATATGGTGGCAATGAAGAATGGGTTAATTTCATTTTTCAAGCGGCTCCCATGCACGATGTGGGTAAAATCGGTATATCTGACGCCATTCTTTTAAAACCCGGAAAGCTCACACCAGAAGAGTGGGAAACCATGAAACTGCACACCGTATATGGTGGCGAAATACTGGCAGAAGACGACGATCCAATGTTGCAGATAGCCAAAACCATCGCCCTCACCCATCATGAGAAATGGGATGGTAGCGGTTATCCAAATGGTTTAAAAGGTGAAGAAATCCCCCTAGAAGGTCGCATTGTCGCTATTGCCGATGTACTCGATGCATTGATGTCAAAACGTCCCTATAAAGAAGCTTGGACCTTAGAAGATTCGCTGGCTTATATCGAAGAAAATTCAGGTACTCACTTTGATCCAGATTTAGTCCCCATCCTAAAAACGTTGCACTCCCAAATCGAGTCCATTCGACAACAATACCCTGATAGAGAGGAAGACTTAATCCTAAATAGTTTTTAA
- a CDS encoding response regulator: MMILDRHHLSISPLVWLLAFVALISSIVGAAILTITLQELTKQRLDLRAQQTKLLNASAELREIVPAYRGKLRQALFEGSDPAANDKFNIYSYYQAIETLEADSNNEQTQYFSAQLSDHGFAILETTLLITDWYDRRYKHYSDEKQLNFQGKALDDLKQLKSLIHSITGKNRLQENFLIYQYNTSKYEKRKQLSEEYLKLRLSRLESALNTAMEDINTLEVALNVMIASNSLSVITDLKDNQIKSSLDRLDYVIAESAKIHPEAAIKLQQVRIELGETLFGKGYFFDNTEQVIKLGGDGLFEERVEHILLEEEKLELINLLEKTFSPLPRLVDQIGSFVQLNSKNLDQKIEDQLSQVKSRILWISGISITILLLLAWAISRRVTRQLSSFIESEERFRSMFEVTPDPVWILIDQKIVDCNDAAVQTLNYPKKESLLGKEIGDISPNKQTDGTLSSSCLKHHFEQVDMYGNIRTEWVFQRPDGERIYADMIILSIAFNNHPATIISWRDVTEKFMSQQSLAQYKEKLENDIALQTKELQSAKEAAENANQAKSEFLANMSHEIRTPMNSIIGMSSLALQTELNNKQRGYIEKVSHSAESLLHIINDILDFSKIEARKMDIENVPFMLPSLIHKVAHVLELKIEEKGLELIIDIDADVPQQVIGDPTRLRQILLNLGNNAVKFTQQGEIIIHVSYSKQDQQENTIHFSVQDTGIGISQDKQSNLFQSFSQADTSTTRRFGGTGLGLAISKRLIQLMGGKIWVESEENKGSTFHFTVNFESTESISHSYTLNTHANLNQVMIVDDNDSAREVLKASVEALGLNCRSFSHGREAIKYIASLKAASQPYPLMFIDWKMPDLDGIDTCKAILNETSDDTPLSIIMVTAYRLEEARKAGEGLPISAYLTKPVTTSSLFDQIIQLCGPQSASVINHPIDSHDISFSDELAGAKVLLVEDNEINRELAEEILSRNGILFTSATNGQEAIDLLGSDLFDCILMDCQMPVMDGYTATQKIRSMKQYQDIPIIAMTANVMAEDIKYAKASGMNDHIAKPIHFETMFTTLRTWIKPIIKTSAALPITAPDNKTDDAELPNSIHIDAELGLARTLTKPLYTRLLKRFLKTHASFIDECKAAMKENDLVLANRLAHTLKGNAATLGMTELAVSAEKLEKAFEEKNNNITPILISVEQDLNIILSELRAWRSAIKPTRDDGLLTAPVMEASELRSHIQTLITYIDRNEVEALSLAQTLLTNIADKDIHAVMTKIIAALKIYDFDLAATHLAKLTHYLEEHEK; this comes from the coding sequence ATGATGATATTAGACAGACATCACTTATCTATTTCTCCTTTGGTGTGGCTTTTGGCCTTCGTCGCCTTGATCTCTTCTATCGTCGGCGCAGCAATATTAACCATAACCTTACAAGAACTCACCAAGCAAAGATTGGATCTTAGAGCACAACAAACCAAATTATTGAATGCGTCAGCAGAGCTGAGAGAAATTGTGCCAGCCTATCGTGGCAAATTACGCCAAGCCTTATTTGAAGGGTCAGACCCCGCTGCAAACGATAAATTTAATATTTACTCTTACTACCAAGCCATTGAAACGCTGGAAGCAGACTCTAACAATGAACAAACACAATATTTCAGCGCTCAATTGTCAGACCATGGTTTTGCGATATTAGAAACTACATTACTCATTACAGACTGGTACGACCGCCGATATAAACATTACTCAGATGAAAAACAGCTTAATTTTCAAGGCAAAGCGCTGGACGATTTAAAACAATTAAAAAGTTTAATTCATTCCATAACGGGGAAAAATCGGCTACAAGAAAACTTCTTAATTTATCAATACAACACCTCTAAATATGAAAAACGTAAACAGCTTTCTGAAGAGTATTTAAAGTTACGCTTGTCACGACTGGAGTCCGCTCTTAATACCGCGATGGAAGACATCAACACACTTGAAGTCGCGCTCAATGTAATGATCGCCTCGAACTCATTGAGTGTCATTACGGACCTCAAAGACAATCAAATCAAGTCATCTTTAGACCGCCTTGATTACGTTATTGCTGAGTCTGCAAAAATCCATCCAGAAGCGGCCATAAAACTTCAGCAAGTACGAATTGAGCTAGGCGAAACCTTGTTCGGCAAAGGGTATTTTTTTGACAATACTGAGCAGGTCATCAAATTAGGCGGTGATGGCCTATTTGAAGAACGTGTAGAACACATTTTACTTGAGGAAGAAAAGCTCGAACTTATCAACTTACTCGAAAAGACCTTTTCACCTTTACCTCGACTAGTGGATCAAATTGGTAGTTTCGTCCAACTCAACTCCAAAAATTTAGACCAAAAAATCGAAGATCAATTATCGCAAGTTAAATCACGCATTCTTTGGATTAGCGGTATATCCATTACCATCTTATTACTATTGGCTTGGGCAATTTCTCGTCGGGTCACCCGCCAACTATCCAGCTTTATAGAAAGTGAAGAACGTTTTCGCTCTATGTTTGAAGTAACACCCGATCCTGTCTGGATTCTCATCGACCAAAAAATAGTGGATTGTAATGACGCCGCCGTTCAAACACTTAACTACCCAAAAAAAGAATCGCTATTAGGCAAAGAGATAGGCGATATTTCACCAAACAAACAAACCGACGGAACATTATCTTCTTCCTGCTTGAAGCATCACTTCGAACAGGTGGACATGTACGGAAATATCAGAACAGAATGGGTGTTTCAGCGTCCAGACGGCGAACGCATCTACGCCGACATGATCATTTTATCAATTGCGTTTAACAACCATCCCGCCACCATTATTTCTTGGCGCGATGTGACAGAAAAATTCATGTCACAGCAATCACTTGCGCAGTATAAAGAAAAATTAGAAAACGATATTGCCTTGCAAACAAAAGAGCTGCAAAGCGCAAAAGAAGCCGCCGAAAACGCCAACCAAGCCAAAAGCGAATTCCTTGCCAATATGAGCCATGAAATTCGTACGCCAATGAACTCGATTATTGGCATGTCATCATTAGCGCTCCAAACTGAGTTAAATAATAAACAACGCGGTTATATAGAAAAAGTCAGTCACTCAGCTGAGTCTCTTTTGCATATTATTAATGACATTTTGGATTTTTCAAAAATTGAAGCGCGCAAAATGGATATTGAAAATGTGCCCTTTATGCTACCCAGCCTCATCCACAAAGTGGCCCATGTACTTGAGCTAAAAATCGAAGAAAAGGGTCTAGAACTCATCATAGACATTGATGCAGATGTGCCTCAGCAAGTGATCGGAGATCCCACCAGATTACGCCAAATCTTGCTCAATCTCGGGAACAATGCAGTTAAATTCACTCAGCAGGGTGAAATTATTATTCATGTCTCATATTCCAAACAAGATCAGCAAGAAAACACCATTCACTTCTCGGTTCAAGACACCGGAATAGGCATCAGCCAAGACAAACAAAGCAACCTCTTTCAATCTTTCTCACAAGCCGATACCTCAACCACCCGACGCTTCGGTGGCACAGGCCTTGGACTTGCCATATCAAAACGACTCATTCAGTTAATGGGGGGGAAAATTTGGGTAGAGAGTGAAGAAAATAAAGGCAGCACTTTTCACTTTACGGTAAATTTTGAATCCACAGAAAGCATCTCACATTCATATACTTTAAACACGCATGCCAATTTGAACCAAGTGATGATCGTAGATGATAATGACAGTGCAAGAGAAGTCTTAAAGGCCAGCGTCGAAGCACTCGGACTCAACTGTCGATCTTTTAGCCATGGTCGAGAAGCCATTAAATACATTGCCTCTCTTAAAGCCGCCTCTCAGCCTTATCCACTTATGTTCATCGACTGGAAAATGCCAGACTTAGACGGCATAGACACTTGCAAAGCAATCCTAAATGAAACCTCCGATGACACCCCTCTGAGCATTATCATGGTGACAGCCTATAGACTAGAAGAGGCACGTAAAGCAGGTGAAGGATTACCAATCTCTGCCTATTTGACCAAACCCGTTACAACGTCAAGTTTGTTTGATCAAATCATTCAACTATGCGGCCCACAATCCGCTTCTGTCATTAATCATCCTATTGATAGCCATGATATCTCCTTCTCCGACGAACTGGCAGGAGCAAAGGTTTTGCTAGTCGAAGACAACGAAATTAACCGCGAACTGGCTGAAGAAATACTGTCACGCAACGGAATACTATTTACCTCAGCAACAAATGGGCAAGAAGCCATAGATTTACTGGGATCGGATCTCTTCGATTGCATTTTAATGGACTGCCAAATGCCGGTCATGGATGGCTATACCGCCACCCAAAAAATTCGATCCATGAAGCAATATCAAGATATTCCGATTATTGCCATGACAGCCAATGTCATGGCCGAAGACATCAAATACGCAAAAGCATCGGGTATGAACGATCATATTGCCAAGCCGATTCACTTTGAAACCATGTTTACAACTTTACGCACTTGGATAAAGCCTATCATCAAAACTAGTGCCGCCTTACCAATCACAGCTCCAGACAACAAAACAGACGACGCAGAACTCCCAAACAGCATTCATATTGATGCAGAACTAGGCTTAGCAAGAACATTAACAAAACCGCTTTATACTCGATTATTAAAACGCTTCTTAAAAACACATGCGTCCTTCATCGATGAATGTAAAGCAGCCATGAAAGAGAACGATCTCGTATTGGCCAATAGACTTGCGCATACACTCAAAGGCAACGCTGCAACATTAGGCATGACCGAGCTCGCCGTCTCAGCAGAAAAACTAGAAAAAGCCTTTGAAGAAAAAAATAACAATATAACGCCTATACTGATATCTGTAGAGCAAGACTTAAATATCATCTTAAGTGAGCTTAGGGCGTGGCGTAGCGCAATCAAACCTACTAGAGATGATGGCTTGCTGACAGCACCAGTGATGGAAGCAAGTGAATTGAGAAGCCATATACAAACATTAATAACTTATATCGATAGAAATGAAGTAGAGGCACTGTCTTTAGCACAAACATTGCTTACAAATATCGCCGATAAAGACATTCATGCCGTAATGACAAAAATCATTGCTGCACTAAAAATTTATGATTTTGATCTGGCTGCGACACACTTAGCGAAGCTTACACACTATTTGGAAGAGCATGAGAAGTAG
- a CDS encoding ABC transporter substrate-binding protein, protein MILKIITCLTLSLVLIGEAAHSSELRFGFTGPLTGPNALTGTQLVRGLELGFKHINDSKKLNYSLSLIPLDDGYEPSRTPSQVTKLIQDYGVKAMLGSVGTPTNLASLSVLSKYDIPLISPFSGALSLRAERASPFIFNTRVSYTEEAYYLVNLLINDFGIKPNEIAIFAQKDSYGDAGLASTIDALLSVGLKDPTSILQIRHQRNSNEVNHSVADVLGVFPIPKAIILVSTYGTSANFIKQLEHFGISPLFAAFSFTGLEAIQAQTSDTEAKILITQTTPSLIDSTSPIIKQLKEDMARFGDMAPPTTIQLEGYINALTVGQALLPLKDLPTSDEIESSLKELLRDSNDTQKQNELFILNQKKQHIWVQFINKGKLQTRPYADIQ, encoded by the coding sequence ATGATATTAAAAATCATCACTTGTTTAACTCTGTCCCTTGTTTTAATAGGTGAAGCTGCTCACTCATCTGAACTACGCTTTGGTTTTACTGGACCATTAACAGGCCCAAATGCTTTGACTGGAACTCAGCTGGTAAGAGGCCTAGAGCTGGGGTTTAAACACATCAACGACAGCAAAAAACTTAACTATTCACTATCGCTAATTCCATTAGACGATGGCTATGAGCCAAGCCGAACGCCATCACAAGTCACTAAGCTTATTCAGGATTACGGGGTAAAAGCCATGTTGGGGAGTGTTGGTACTCCGACGAATCTTGCTTCTCTGAGTGTCTTATCCAAATACGATATACCGCTTATATCACCGTTCTCTGGCGCACTATCTCTTAGAGCAGAAAGAGCATCGCCTTTTATTTTCAATACTCGGGTAAGTTATACCGAAGAAGCCTATTATTTAGTTAATCTATTAATAAATGATTTTGGTATTAAACCGAATGAAATTGCGATTTTCGCACAGAAAGACAGTTACGGTGATGCCGGATTAGCAAGCACAATAGATGCATTGCTAAGCGTTGGTCTTAAGGACCCAACATCAATACTGCAGATTAGACATCAACGTAATAGTAATGAGGTAAACCACTCTGTAGCCGATGTTTTGGGAGTTTTTCCCATTCCAAAAGCTATTATTTTGGTCAGCACTTATGGCACTAGTGCTAATTTTATAAAACAACTTGAGCACTTTGGTATTTCACCTCTTTTTGCTGCTTTTTCATTTACAGGGCTTGAGGCAATACAAGCACAAACAAGCGATACAGAAGCAAAGATATTAATCACGCAAACTACGCCTTCGCTGATTGATTCAACTTCCCCTATTATCAAACAGTTAAAAGAGGATATGGCACGTTTTGGGGACATGGCTCCTCCAACAACGATACAACTAGAAGGCTACATCAATGCTCTCACAGTTGGACAAGCACTGTTGCCATTAAAAGATCTCCCCACCAGTGACGAGATTGAAAGCAGCTTAAAAGAACTTTTACGAGATAGTAATGATACACAGAAACAAAACGAACTGTTCATTTTAAACCAAAAAAAACAACATATTTGGGTACAGTTTATCAACAAGGGTAAGTTACAAACACGACCTTACGCAGACATTCAGTGA
- a CDS encoding biotin-dependent carboxyltransferase family protein: protein MAFKVIKPGLLALIQDLGRHGHQSIGLTTGGPMDEVAFRWGNALLDNQDNDAQVEITFGMFTVEAQADTSIAITGADLAATLNDKSIMPWQSYAIKKGDILAFQQPVWGLRAYLAVKGGFLCEPALGSVATVVREQIGGLTGKGDKLQKGDLLPYQANPHHEKRSVPHLAIPNYGNKEIPVILGYQYQSFSTLERAHFFSSDYTVSSNSDRMGYRLEGQEVHSNLKGIISEGIAYGAIQIPKDGQPIVLLQDRQTIGGYPKMGCVTRIGGSILAQQKPGNIIQFTPITVDQAEQERHLQMARLAQWR from the coding sequence ATGGCTTTTAAAGTAATCAAACCTGGTTTATTAGCACTGATTCAAGACCTAGGGCGTCATGGTCATCAATCTATTGGTTTAACTACTGGCGGGCCAATGGATGAAGTCGCCTTCCGCTGGGGCAATGCATTGCTAGACAACCAAGACAATGACGCCCAAGTAGAAATTACTTTTGGTATGTTCACAGTGGAAGCACAAGCGGATACCAGCATTGCGATTACCGGAGCGGATCTAGCGGCAACACTGAATGATAAAAGCATCATGCCTTGGCAAAGCTACGCCATTAAAAAAGGCGATATTTTAGCTTTCCAGCAGCCAGTTTGGGGACTGCGTGCTTACCTCGCGGTAAAAGGCGGTTTCCTTTGTGAACCCGCGTTAGGCAGTGTGGCGACGGTAGTCCGTGAACAGATTGGCGGATTAACTGGCAAAGGCGACAAATTGCAAAAAGGCGACCTGTTACCCTATCAAGCAAACCCGCATCATGAAAAAAGATCGGTACCTCATTTGGCAATTCCTAATTATGGCAACAAAGAAATTCCGGTCATTCTAGGTTATCAGTACCAGTCATTTTCCACGTTGGAACGCGCTCATTTTTTCTCTAGCGATTACACAGTGTCGTCCAACTCGGACCGTATGGGCTATCGCTTAGAAGGACAAGAAGTCCATAGTAACTTAAAAGGCATCATCTCCGAAGGTATTGCTTATGGCGCCATTCAAATCCCCAAAGATGGCCAGCCAATTGTCTTACTACAAGACAGACAAACCATCGGCGGCTACCCAAAAATGGGCTGTGTGACTCGCATTGGCGGCAGTATTCTGGCGCAACAAAAACCGGGAAATATTATCCAATTCACACCCATTACCGTGGACCAAGCCGAGCAAGAACGTCATTTACAAATGGCACGACTTGCCCAGTGGCGTTGA
- the pxpB gene encoding 5-oxoprolinase subunit PxpB yields MSREDFPNLEMVSNQACLLTFSQVISEATSNYIAQVTQHLAKLSGIVDLVPSYTTLLVVFDDDHYDRFAIFKTIRQTIENIDPNNFSSTDQREVVIPVYYGKEVGPDIEDVANHCKLSLDEVIKRHSETTYRAYAIGFTPGFAFLGNTPDELHVPRKTTPRLKVPIGSVALAENQTAVYPSVTPGGWQIIGRTPVNLIDWSSKNLALIAMGDSVRFESISRDEFLEQGGQLDGF; encoded by the coding sequence ATGAGCCGTGAAGATTTCCCCAACCTAGAAATGGTCAGCAATCAGGCCTGCTTGCTGACCTTTAGTCAGGTCATTAGTGAAGCAACCTCTAATTACATTGCTCAGGTCACCCAGCATTTGGCGAAACTGTCGGGCATTGTCGATCTGGTGCCTTCTTACACCACGCTGTTAGTGGTGTTTGACGACGACCATTATGATCGCTTTGCTATTTTTAAAACCATTCGCCAGACCATAGAAAACATTGATCCCAATAACTTTTCGAGTACAGACCAGCGCGAAGTAGTAATTCCAGTGTATTACGGTAAGGAAGTCGGGCCAGATATCGAAGACGTTGCCAACCATTGTAAGTTAAGCCTAGACGAAGTGATTAAACGACATAGCGAAACAACCTATCGTGCCTACGCCATTGGTTTTACACCTGGATTCGCCTTTTTAGGGAATACACCAGACGAGCTTCATGTCCCAAGAAAAACCACACCGCGCCTAAAAGTGCCGATTGGCAGTGTGGCCTTGGCGGAAAATCAAACCGCGGTCTATCCGAGTGTGACGCCTGGCGGTTGGCAAATCATTGGTCGTACGCCCGTCAATTTAATTGATTGGAGCAGCAAAAACCTTGCGCTCATCGCCATGGGAGATTCCGTTCGATTCGAGTCCATTTCTCGAGATGAATTCTTAGAGCAAGGAGGTCAACTCGATGGCTTTTAA
- a CDS encoding 5-oxoprolinase subunit PxpA has translation MKLNCDMGEAFGAWQMGLDDQIMPFIDQANIACGFHASDPLTMAKTVALAKQHNVTIGAHPAYPDLVGFGRRNMDIAPAELKALIQYQIGALKGICESQNTQVDYVKPHGALYNTMMADFSVLETVMQAVSELDATLPLMVMAVPEAPEIKQMAKQYDIHVWFEAFSDRLYTDEGRLTPRKEPNAVHASFDLIEKQVEQLCETGSLTTTSGKQLAIHADTICVHGDGAHAVDAVTRIRSLVDRLKLSQPTKANTN, from the coding sequence ATGAAATTAAATTGCGATATGGGTGAAGCTTTCGGCGCTTGGCAAATGGGTTTGGACGATCAAATCATGCCTTTCATCGATCAAGCCAACATTGCCTGTGGCTTTCATGCTTCGGATCCGCTCACTATGGCTAAAACCGTTGCTCTGGCAAAACAGCATAATGTCACCATTGGCGCCCATCCGGCCTACCCAGATTTAGTCGGATTTGGCCGTCGTAATATGGACATCGCACCAGCGGAATTAAAAGCCTTAATCCAATATCAAATTGGCGCGTTAAAAGGCATTTGTGAAAGCCAAAACACGCAAGTGGATTACGTCAAACCTCATGGCGCTTTATACAACACCATGATGGCAGACTTCTCGGTGTTAGAAACGGTAATGCAAGCGGTGAGCGAGCTAGATGCCACCCTGCCACTGATGGTCATGGCCGTGCCCGAAGCCCCAGAAATCAAGCAAATGGCGAAGCAATACGATATCCATGTTTGGTTCGAAGCCTTCTCCGATCGTTTATACACGGACGAAGGCAGACTGACGCCAAGAAAAGAGCCAAATGCCGTACACGCCAGCTTCGATTTGATCGAAAAGCAAGTCGAACAATTGTGCGAAACGGGCTCCTTAACTACCACTTCTGGAAAGCAGCTTGCGATTCATGCGGATACCATTTGTGTTCATGGTGATGGCGCTCATGCAGTAGATGCAGTAACTCGTATTCGCTCTTTAGTGGATAGACTAAAACTTTCTCAACCAACTAAAGCAAACACGAATTAA
- a CDS encoding TRAP transporter large permease subunit, protein MDMMWISILLAFAMLALLSLGVWVSFTLIVIGGLGLILSENYQVDLLFATSSWGASTAWSLTALPLFIWMGEVLFRTRLSEDLFKGLSPWLGGVPGKLLHVNILSCGIFAAVSGSSAATAATIGRMTLPELRKQGYSDRMAIGTLAGSGTLGLLIPPSIILIVYGVAAEVSIARLFIAGALPGLLLVTLFMGFTMIWGHLHKSELPKTVDHETSWSARIKGLRKLLPVVGLIGFVLGSIYGGITTPTEAAAIGVAGALILAAFTGSLSRHSFMDSLLGAVKSSCMIGFILVGAHFLTLAMGFLGIPKALALWISGMSLSPMELILYLTVLFVILGCFLDGISVVVLTVAVILPMVQAANIDLLWFGIFIVLVVEMSQITPPVGFNLFVIQSLTGKNILYVAKAALPFFLLIGLAILLISIFPEIVTYLPMTMSQN, encoded by the coding sequence ATGGATATGATGTGGATTTCTATATTGTTAGCATTTGCCATGCTGGCGCTTTTGTCTTTGGGTGTTTGGGTGTCTTTTACGCTTATTGTTATTGGCGGCTTGGGCTTAATTCTTTCAGAGAACTATCAAGTCGATTTGCTTTTTGCGACATCGAGCTGGGGAGCGAGTACCGCTTGGTCACTTACCGCTCTGCCCTTGTTTATTTGGATGGGTGAAGTGCTATTTCGTACGCGTCTGTCTGAAGACTTATTTAAAGGATTATCTCCTTGGCTAGGCGGCGTTCCAGGTAAATTATTACATGTGAATATTCTGAGCTGTGGGATTTTTGCTGCGGTGTCTGGTTCTTCTGCTGCAACCGCTGCCACCATCGGGCGTATGACGTTACCAGAACTTCGTAAACAAGGTTACAGCGACCGCATGGCCATCGGCACCTTGGCGGGATCAGGTACATTGGGATTATTAATTCCCCCTTCCATTATCTTAATTGTTTACGGTGTGGCAGCTGAAGTTTCCATCGCTCGTTTATTTATTGCTGGCGCGCTACCAGGATTGCTACTGGTTACCCTATTTATGGGCTTCACCATGATCTGGGGACATCTACACAAAAGTGAATTGCCTAAAACAGTTGACCATGAAACCAGCTGGTCAGCGCGTATCAAAGGTTTGCGCAAATTATTACCCGTTGTTGGATTAATTGGTTTTGTTTTAGGGTCTATCTACGGTGGCATTACCACACCAACGGAAGCCGCGGCCATTGGTGTGGCAGGCGCTTTGATACTCGCTGCTTTTACTGGCTCATTAAGTCGTCATAGCTTTATGGACAGCTTATTAGGCGCCGTAAAAAGCTCTTGTATGATTGGCTTTATCTTGGTCGGTGCGCACTTTCTGACGCTCGCTATGGGCTTTTTAGGCATTCCTAAAGCATTAGCTTTGTGGATTTCAGGCATGTCTTTATCTCCTATGGAGCTTATCTTATATCTCACCGTATTGTTCGTGATTTTAGGCTGTTTTTTGGATGGTATTTCTGTCGTTGTATTGACTGTGGCTGTTATTTTACCCATGGTACAAGCGGCTAATATTGACCTGTTGTGGTTTGGTATATTCATCGTATTAGTAGTAGAAATGTCGCAAATCACACCGCCTGTGGGCTTCAACCTCTTTGTGATTCAGTCACTAACAGGAAAAAATATTTTGTATGTGGCAAAAGCGGCGCTACCATTTTTCTTATTGATCGGTCTTGCGATTCTATTAATCAGTATATTCCCTGAAATCGTGACCTATTTACCAATGACCATGTCTCAGAACTAG
- a CDS encoding TRAP transporter small permease produces the protein MSQFKEKLYLCSGLLSGLCIVIITLLLLAQIVGRLFGFIVPSAEDFAGYALAASTFLGLAYTFREGGHIRVTLLIQRFSPVPRKIQEGVILILSFGLLCFLSYACCYMVYESYIYEEVSYGYIPIPLWIPQLPVAIGVIALTLAILDALITVLRGKTPTYSEQEDALSLEEI, from the coding sequence ATGAGCCAATTCAAAGAAAAACTTTACCTCTGTTCTGGCCTGTTGTCCGGTTTGTGCATTGTGATTATTACCTTGCTTTTATTAGCACAAATCGTTGGTCGTTTATTCGGGTTTATCGTGCCTTCTGCGGAAGATTTCGCAGGCTACGCTCTGGCGGCATCGACCTTTCTTGGGTTGGCTTATACCTTTCGTGAAGGGGGGCATATTCGAGTCACCTTGCTGATTCAACGATTTTCACCAGTACCAAGAAAGATACAAGAAGGCGTGATTCTCATCTTATCCTTCGGACTACTTTGCTTTTTGTCTTACGCCTGCTGTTACATGGTGTACGAGTCTTATATTTATGAGGAAGTCTCCTATGGTTACATACCGATTCCTCTGTGGATTCCTCAATTACCTGTCGCTATTGGCGTAATTGCGCTGACGCTGGCCATTTTAGATGCCCTAATCACAGTGCTACGTGGCAAAACACCCACCTATAGTGAACAAGAAGATGCTTTATCTTTGGAGGAAATCTAA